In the genome of Impatiens glandulifera chromosome 6, dImpGla2.1, whole genome shotgun sequence, the window TCTGTTTCGACGATAAACCAAACACACAGTTTTTCGAGACAAAGAGTTGTTCTCATCGCTACTGTTTTTCATGTATGAAACAACATGTGGAAGCGAAACTACTACATGGGGTTTTACCCCAATGTCCTGATGAAAATTGCAATTCTAAATTGAAAATTGAGAGTTGTAAAGTATTTTTGCCTGATAAGTTGATTGAGATCATGAGTCAACGAATAAGAGAAGCTTCAATTCCTGTGACTGAAAAAGTATACTGTCCATTCCCTAAGTGCTCGGCTTTGATGACCAAGAAGGAGATTCGGGAGAATTCGAGAACTACGATGCGAATTTGTGGACAAAATGTAGCAaggaaatgtgttaaatgtgagGGTATTTTCTGTATCAGTTGTAAGGTTCCTTGGCATGCAAATATAAGCTGTTATGGGTATAAAAGAATCAATCCCGTTGCTGAAGATGTACAACTGAAGATACTTGCGGGATTTAAAAATTGGCGACAATGTACAAAGTGCAATAATATGATTGAACTTGTTGATGGCTGCTACCACATCACTTGCAGGTATTCACTCTTTTCTTTCTTAGTTTCAATATTAGAACTTGGGTGGGTAATACTCAGAAGTTGTTTTCATGATTAGGGTTTTCTCAATGTGCATGCATGATAATGTTTTTTGTAAAGATGGTAAATTGACCTAAAGCAGTCAATAAGTCTTcaaagtatttgttattttgaaaTCTGATACTCAACTAAAAAACCCTTTTGATACTAACCCTTTTGAAATAACAAACTTATTTAATGTGGGGTTATTTGAAGGTTTCAAAATCTTCTTTGATGAAAAATAGGTTTTATGggttaaattactattttttttttgtttttgttttgtatttatgagtatttttgtattttagtctataaattaagtgatttaattgTTGAAATAAAGCTAATTTCATTTGGAAAAACCAAAAAATCttagatcaaacaagctctaaggcATGTCAACACCTATTTCACTTAAAAAGTGAAAACAATTTTTCCCTTGCTTTGGCTAGGAAAATCACAAAAGATTGTttcatattattgttatttatttgaattatttggttAAGAAATTATCCATTAGTTAGGAATATGTATTATTGAATAaagttatgaaatattttattatatagagaTTGAAATCTATAGCACAATCATCTTGTTTAATTTACTTGTATTTATGCAATATTCCTTCTTTATATGATACATTATTTTGTTCATGGAATTGTTTCTCGTCGCAGATGTGGTTATGAATTTTGCTATACTTGTGGTGCGGAGTGGAGAGACAAGAGACCAACATGTGCTTGTCCACTGTGGACTTTGGAAAATCTTGTACATGGTGGAATTTTGGAATGAAGAGGATGATGattaagaagaagatgatgaagatgattaTTGAAAAAACATTGAGGAATCTGTTTTTTCACTTTTCATGATCATTTAGTTGAGTTCTTCTAAATGTGGGAttgattcttcttttctttttattttggttGGGACTAGATATATAGAGGTGCTAATTGGTAATAGTAGgtatgatttattttgaaaaaaaaatcagagtTTGGTATTTGAATTGATTAACCTTTCGGACTAgtgaaattttatgtttttttcttttgttttaccATGTTTTGTTTCAAGTTATGTTCGAAATCTGATCTGAATTAGTATTACTATTTAATTCGGATTGATTGGATTACAAAtatccaaaataaaatatattttacttatttcatccctatattattatttaaaatttattttagcaACATTTAggcaattatttttttatatattatttttttctttaggcaatcgttttgtttatttatttatcattcttttttcaataactataaaatttgATTAGAGAATTAAAGTTAATGTTGGATAGATaaaatactattataaataaacaaaatatattattaagaaaattaactataatttttttataagtacttgatttatacaaaataaaataaaataaaataaataaatttattaaacaattagataaaaaaaaattggttaaatattaatataatttgaatttaatattaatcggtaaaagttttatattaatattaattttttttaatcaagagaGACTTTTCACTTGCctaatcataataaatttatcCACTCTCCtcaactctatttttttttattaatattcctaataattttttatctctaatGAATTATTACTCTTAATCTTCAacttttcttaataataaaatattatttttctcttatcacttttatttaaattaataatttgttcatCCATAAAGTACTAAAATACCTGTTGTCATTCCTAATTTGTTAAACcataatgtttgatttatgtggAATTGATAATGGGTAATTTAGTGGGTATGATAGTTGTTTATGTTTCAACTATACcctgaataaaaataaaaagaaaatattatattacaaataatatttatttattttttatttggtaagagttttagatttatattttataatattaaatttttttaatatgttttattatataaaaaattatttttctaataaaatattataagctGTTTCATACTTAATCTATTTTTACAAacctaataattaaatta includes:
- the LOC124943747 gene encoding E3 ubiquitin-protein ligase RSL1-like, coding for MDPAMPATKTAELDDDKQVMNDLISDLDDLILSSSSEVDWDKFWDDYESPFGEAPSSSPPSSSKDVDGSEKYRVYFKSFVSDGLIESWNESLVGIGIAIYDSNDTLIFELGKPMPYFDRSRLVADCLALIEAMDVAISMNLTRVVFYFDCFPLFQYIRGRWKPKQSKVAALINKVSLLRKKFEFIEELFVARKDIKYAFKLARGAVDSSNNKPSDSKNDNCVICFDDKPNTQFFETKSCSHRYCFSCMKQHVEAKLLHGVLPQCPDENCNSKLKIESCKVFLPDKLIEIMSQRIREASIPVTEKVYCPFPKCSALMTKKEIRENSRTTMRICGQNVARKCVKCEGIFCISCKVPWHANISCYGYKRINPVAEDVQLKILAGFKNWRQCTKCNNMIELVDGCYHITCRCGYEFCYTCGAEWRDKRPTCACPLWTLENLVHGGILE